In one window of Comamonas testosteroni DNA:
- a CDS encoding bifunctional nicotinamide-nucleotide adenylyltransferase/Nudix hydroxylase, with the protein MPQASPNTSSKRVIAASPETLPTSVPLHTAVLVGRFQPLHNGHMALLHAALERARQVVVVLGSAWQAPNPKNPFSWQERAQMLRNALSKEDAGRVRCVPVRDYYNEPLWVHAVREAVHAHVPEGASVALVGHFKDSSSSYLARFPGWELISLPRLGQFDATPLREIFFGEGDASPEAMDAALARLSSQMPESTLEFLRHWAQTPLYLRLQKEWHMLQDYKRAWAKAPYAPVFVTVDALLRCRAKGQDQVLLIQRGHAPGQGLWALPGGFLEQRDSLWQSCMRELREETCSSISEADLLAALQAVQVFDHPDRSLRGRTITHVHYLDLGVQPSLPPVQGADDAALARWVPIADLPRMEAEFFEDHFQILCQFLPVTLAQSEPELQVA; encoded by the coding sequence ATGCCTCAAGCCAGTCCCAACACCTCCAGCAAGCGTGTCATTGCCGCCTCACCCGAGACTCTGCCCACCTCCGTGCCCCTGCATACCGCCGTGCTGGTCGGCCGCTTTCAGCCACTGCACAACGGCCACATGGCCTTGCTGCATGCCGCACTGGAGCGGGCTCGCCAGGTCGTGGTGGTACTGGGCAGCGCCTGGCAGGCTCCCAATCCCAAAAACCCGTTCAGCTGGCAGGAGCGCGCACAGATGTTGCGCAATGCGCTATCGAAAGAGGATGCCGGGCGCGTGCGCTGTGTGCCCGTGCGCGACTATTACAACGAGCCGCTGTGGGTACATGCCGTGCGCGAAGCTGTCCATGCCCATGTGCCCGAAGGCGCGAGCGTGGCCCTGGTCGGGCATTTCAAGGACTCCAGCAGCAGCTATCTGGCCCGCTTTCCGGGCTGGGAGCTGATCAGCCTGCCGCGCCTGGGTCAGTTCGACGCCACTCCGCTGCGCGAAATCTTCTTCGGTGAAGGCGACGCCTCGCCCGAAGCCATGGATGCCGCACTGGCCAGGCTCTCCTCCCAGATGCCCGAGAGCACGCTGGAGTTTTTGCGCCACTGGGCCCAGACCCCGCTGTATCTGCGCCTGCAAAAAGAGTGGCATATGCTGCAGGACTACAAGCGGGCCTGGGCCAAGGCGCCCTATGCGCCGGTGTTCGTCACCGTGGATGCGCTGCTGCGCTGCCGCGCCAAGGGCCAGGACCAGGTGCTGCTGATTCAGCGCGGCCATGCGCCAGGCCAGGGCCTTTGGGCGCTGCCCGGCGGCTTTCTCGAACAGCGTGACAGCCTCTGGCAATCCTGCATGCGCGAGTTGCGTGAAGAGACCTGCTCCTCCATCAGTGAGGCCGATCTGCTAGCGGCCCTGCAGGCCGTGCAGGTCTTCGATCACCCGGACCGCAGCCTGCGCGGGCGCACCATTACCCATGTGCACTATCTGGATCTGGGCGTGCAGCCCAGCCTGCCTCCGGTACAGGGCGCGGACGACGCAGCCCTGGCCCGCTGGGTGCCGATTGCCGATCTGCCCCGCATGGAGGCCGAGTTCTTCGAGGACCATTTCCAGATCCTGTGCCAGTTCCTGCCCGTGACTCTGGCTCAGAGCGAGCCCGAGCTTCAGGTCGCCTGA